In the genome of Coxiella burnetii, the window TGAGTAATAACCAGTGCTTATTTGAAGTGCCCTCTAAATAATACTCTTACAATAAACTCAAAAGTATTTTATCCCCCTTTCGTGGGATGACGCTGGAAATTGTCAAATCTTGCGCTTTCCCACGATAGGCCTATAATAGAAGGATATAATCAAAAACAGGGAGTGACAATGACTTTACTTATCATCCTCCTAATCTTAATAATATTAATCGGTGGTTATGCCATTTCTATTTATAATCATTTAATTGGCTTAATCGAATCTATCCGCAACAACAATAAACAAATCGATATCCAACTAGATCGTCGTTATAAAGTTTTCGAATCTTTAATTGAGGTGGTTAAGAAATACATGGATTACGAACGCTCTACATTGAAAGATGTGGTTGCTTTACGTAATCAAGCGCAAACGGCAAAACAAGCAGGGGATAACGACGCGCGTATGAAAGCGGAAAATAAAATATCGACAATATTATCAGGATTACATGTTGTTTTTGAACAATACCCGGATTTAAAAGCCAACCAAAATGCCTTTCAATTACAAGAAACTATTGTAAGCACGGAAAATAAACTGGCGTACGCCAAGCAAGCTTACAACGATAGCGTTGAGCGATATAATGCAAAGAAAAAAATGGTTTTTCCTTCAATGGTGGTCA includes:
- a CDS encoding LemA family protein codes for the protein MSNLALSHDRPIIEGYNQKQGVTMTLLIILLILIILIGGYAISIYNHLIGLIESIRNNNKQIDIQLDRRYKVFESLIEVVKKYMDYERSTLKDVVALRNQAQTAKQAGDNDARMKAENKISTILSGLHVVFEQYPDLKANQNAFQLQETIVSTENKLAYAKQAYNDSVERYNAKKKMVFPSMVVSAFPSKLNFDFPYWQLPPEKIIKQEDYKVNL